DNA from Helicobacter pylori:
ATGATACGATTTCTCAAACGCGCCAAAAGCTTTCTAAAGGGAAGGCGTTAATCGGTTTTTGCGGATCGCCTTGGACTTTAGCGACTTACATGATAGAAGGCGAGGGGAGCAAATCGTATGCCAAAAGCAAGAAAATGCTCTATAGCGAGCCTGAAGTTTTAAAAGCGCTTTTAGAAAAATTGAGCCTTGAATTGATAGAGTATTTGAGCCTTCAAATCCAAGCAGGGGTCAATGCGGTAATGGTTTTTGACTCATGGGCTAGCGCTTTAGAAAAAGAAGCGTATTTGAAATTCAGTTGGGATTATTTGAAAAAAATCTCTAAAGAGCTTAAAAAACGCTACCCCCATATTCCGGTTATCCTTTTCCCTAAAGGGATTGGCGCTTATTTGGATAGCATAGATGGGGAATTTGATGTGTTTGGCGTGGATTGGGGTACGCCTTTAGAAGCGGCAAAAAAGATTTTAGGCGATAAGTATGTTTTGCAAGGGAATTTAGAACCCACCCGCCTTTATGATAAAAACGCTTTAGAAGAAGGGGTTGAAAAGATTCTAAAAGTCATGGGCAATCAAGGGCATATTTTCAATTTAGGGCATGGGATGTTGCCGGATTTGCCTAGAGAAAACGCAAAATATTTAGTGCAATTAGTGCATGCTAAAACCAGGCGATAGGGGGCTTGATGAACACTATTATAAGATATGCGAGTTTATGGGGCTTGTGTGCGGCTTTAACTCTAGCCCAAGCCCCCTCTAAAACCCCAGATGAAATCAAGCAAATCCTTAACAATTATAGCCATAAGAATTTAAAGCTCATTGATCCGCCGACAAGTTCTTTAGAAGCAACACCGGGTTTTTTGCGTTCGCCCAAAGAAACAGCGACCACTATCAATCAAGAGATTGCTAAATACCATGAAAAAAGCGATAAGGCCGCTTTGGGGCTTTATGAATTGCTAAAGGGGGCTACCACTAATCTCAGTTTGCAAGCACAAGAACTCAGTGTCAAGCAAGCGATGAAGAACCACACCATCGCCAAAGCGATGTTTTTGCCTACTTTGGATGCGAATTATTACTTTAAAAATGAAAATAGGGATACTCCGCACTTTAAACATTATAACACGCAACAACTCCAAGCTCAAGTCAAATTGAATGTGTTTAATGGTTTTAGCGATGTGAATAATGTCAAAGAAAAGTCTGCAACTTACCGATCCACTGTGGCTAATTTAGAGTATAGCCGCCAAAGCGTGTATTTGCAAGTGGTGCAACAATACTACGAGTATTTTAACAATCTCGCTCGCATGATCGCTTTGCAAAAAAAATTAGAGCAAATCAAAACAGACATTAAAAGGGTTACCAAACTCTATGACAAAGGGCTAACCACGATTGATGATTTGCAAAGCTTAAAGGCACAAGGGAATTTGAGCGAATACGATATTTTGGACATGCAATTTGCTTTGGAGCAAAACCGCTTGACTTTAGAATACCTCACCAATCTCAGTGTGAAAAATTTGAAAAAGACCACGATTGATGTACCTAATTTGCAATTAAGAGAAAGACAGGATTTGGTTTCTTTAAGGGAGCAAATTTCTGCACTCAAATACCAGAACAAGCAACTCAATTATTACCCTACGATAGATGTTTATGACTCATGGAGTTATTGGATCCAAAAACCCGCTTACGCTTTGGGGAGTTTTGGGAACTTCTTCCCCGGTCAGCAAAATACGGCTGGAGTTAATGCGAGCATGAAATTTTTTGATGATATAGGGTTGAGCTTGCAAAAACAATCCATCATGCTAGGCCAATTAGCGAATGAAAAGAATTTAGCGTATAAAAAGCTAGAGCAAGAAAAAGACGAACAGCTTTACAGAAAGTCGCTTGATATTGCCAGAGCCAAGATTGAATCTTCCAAGGCCAGTTTGGATGCGGCTAATCTTTCTTTTGCCAATATTAAAAGGAAATACGACGCTAATTTAGTGGATTTCACCACTTATTTAAGGGGCTTAACCACGCGCTTTGATGCAGAAGTGGCTTACAATTTAGCGCTCAACAATTATGAAGTGCAAAAAGCCAATTACATTTTTAACAGCGGGCATAAAATAGACGACTATGTGCATTAAGGAATAAAAATGATACGAAAAATTTTAATAGGACTTTTTTTGAGTTTTTTGAGCATGGAAGCTGGCGAAAAAGTGTATGCGATTTTCAATGTGAAAGCGACACAAGATTCCAAGCTCACCTTAGACAGCACAGGGATTGTGGATAGCATTAAGGTTACTGAGGGGAGCGTGGTCAAAAAGGGCGATGTTTTGTTGCTTTTGTATAATCAAGACAAACAGGCTCAAAGCGATTCCACCGAGCAACAACTCATTTTCGCTAAAAAGCAATACCAACGATACAGCAAAATTGGGGGCGCTGTGGATAAAAACACTCTAGAGGGTTATGAGTTCACTTACAGGCGCTTGGAGTCTGATTACGCTTATTCTATTGCGGTATTGAATAAAACCATTTTAAGAGCCCCTTTTGATGGCGTGATAGCGAGTAAAAACATTCAGGTGGGCGAAGGGGTGAGCGCGAATAACACGGTGTTATTGAGACTGGTCAGCCATGCAAGGAAATTAGTTATTGAATTTGATTCTAAATATATTAATGCAGTCAAAGTGGGGGACACTTACACCTATTCTATAGACGGGGATTCTAATCAGCATGAAATTAAAATCACTAAGATTTACCCCACGGTTGATGAAAACACCAGAAAAGTGAGCGCTGAAGCCCTTTTGTCTAAGCCCATGGCAGTAGGGCTTTTTGGCGATGGGTTTATCCAAACGAAATAATAGGATATTTTGATGTATAAAACAGCGATTAATCGTCCTATTACGACCTTGATGTTTGCTTTGGCGATTGTCTTTTTTGGGACTATGGGTTTTAAAAAATTGAGCGTGGCGCTTTTCCCTAAAATTGATTTGCCTACAGTGGTGGTTACTACGACTTATCCTGGGGCTAGCGCTGAAATCATAGAGAGTAAGGTAACCGATAAGATTGAAGAAGCGGTGATGGGGATTGATGGGATCAAAAAGGTTACTTCTACGAGTTCTAAAAATGTGAGTATCGTCGTCATTGAATTTGAGTTAGAAAAACCTAATGAAGAAGCCTTAAACGATGTGGTGAATAAAATTTCTTCGGTGCGTTTTGATGACTCTAACATTAAAAAACCCTCTGTCAATAAATTTGATACCGACAGCCAAGCCATTATTTCATTATTTGTGAGCAGTTCAAGCGTGCCGGCTACAACCCTTAATGACTACGCTAAAAACACCATCAAACCCATGCTCCAAAAAATCAATGGGGTAGGGGGCGTGCAGCTCAACGGCTTTAGGGAGCGCCAAATTAGGATTTATGCAGATCCCACTTTGATGAACAAATACAATCTCACTTATGCGGATCTTTTCAGCACGCTTAAAGCGGAGAATGTGGAAATTGATGGGGGGCGCATTGTCAATAGCCAAAGAGAATTATCAATTTTAATTAATGCGAATAGTTATAGCGTAGCGGATGTGGAAAAGATTCAAGTGGGTAATCATGTGCGTCTTGGCGATATTGCAAAAATTGAAATCGGTTTGGAAGAAGACAACACTTTTGCGAGCTTTAAAGACAAACCCGGTGTGATTTTAGAAATCCAAAAGATTGCCGGAGCGAATGAAATTGAAATCGTAGATAGGGTGTATGAAGCGTTAAAACACATTCAAGCCATTAGCCCTAGTTATGAAATCAGACCCTTTTTAGACACCACGAGCTATATCCGCACCTCTATTGAAGATGTGAAATTTGACCTAGTCTTAGGGGCGATTTTAGCGGTTTTAGTGGTGTTTGCGTTCTTGCGTAACGGCACGATCACCCTTGTTTCAGCGATCTCTATCCCTATTTCTATCATGGGGACTTTTGCGCTCATCCAATGGATGGGCTTTTCATTAAACATGCTCACCATGGTGGCTTTAACGCTAGCGATAGGGATTATCATAGATGATGCGATCGTGGTGATTGAAAATATCCATAAAAAGCTAGAAATGGGCATGAACAAACGAAAAGCGAGCTATGAGGGGGTGAGGGAAATTGGCTTTGCTCTAGTGGCGATTTCAGCGATGCTGCTCTCTGTTTTTGTGCCTATAGGGAACATGAAAGGCATTATCGGGCGCTTTTTCCAAAGCTTTGGGATCACGGTGGCTTTAGCGATCGCTCTATCGTATGTGGTGGTCGTTACGATTATCCCCATGGTAAGCTCAGTCGTGGTCAATCCCAGGCATTCTCGTTTTTATGTGTGGAGTGAGCCTTTTTTTAAGGCTTTAGAGTTTCGTTATACCAGATTGCTCCAATGGGTATTAAACCACAAGCTCATCATCTCTATAGCGGTGGTTTTGGTGTTTGTGGGTTCGCTTTTTGTGGCTTCTAAGCTCGGCATGGATTTCATGCTGAAAGAAGATAGGGGGAGGTTTTTAGTGTGGCTTAAGGCTAAACCGGGCGTGAGCATAGATTACATGACACAAAAGAGTAAGATCTTTCAAAAAGCGATTGAAAAGCATGCTGAAGTGGAATTTACCACCCTGCAAGTGGGTTATGGCACCACACAAAACCCTTTTAAGGCTAAGATTTTTGTGCAACTCAAGCCTTTAAAAGAGCGCAAAAAAGAGGGTGAATTGGGGCAATTTGAGTTGATGAGCGTTTTAAGGAAAGAGTTGAGAAGCTTGCCTGAAGCTAAAGGTTTAGATACTATTAATCTTTCTGAAGTTGCTCTTATAGGGGGCGGTGGGGATAGTTCGCCCTTCCAAACCTTTGTGTTTTCCCATTCTCAAGAAGCGGTGGATAAAAGCGTGGAGAATTTGAAAAAATTCTTATTAGAAAGCCCTGAATTAAAAGGCAAGGTTGAAAGCTACCATACAAGCACGAGCGAATCGCAACCGCAATTGCAACTCAAAATCTTAAGACAAAACGCCAACAAATACGGCGTGAGCGCTCAAACCATTGGCTCAGTGGTGAGCTCTGCTTTCTCTGGGACTTCTCAAGCGAGCGTGTTCAAAGAAGATGGTAAAGAATACGACATGATCATTAGAGTGCCTGATGACAAGCGCGTTTCTGTAGAAGACATCAAACGCTTGCAAGTGCGTAACAAATACGATAAATTGATGTTTTTAGACGCTTTAGTGGAAATCACAGAAACTAAAAGCCCGTCCAGCATTTCTCGCTATAACCGCCAGCGCAGCGTTACGGTGCTTGCTGAGCCTAATAGGAATGCGGGCGTTTCTTTGGGCGAGATTTTAACGCAAGTGAGCAAAAACACTAAAGAATGGCTGGTTGAAGGGGCGAATTACAGATTCACCGGAGAAGCGGATAACGCCAAAGAGAGCAATGGGGAGTTTTTAGTCGCTTTAGCGACAGCGTTTGTGCTGATTTATATGATTTTAGCGGCGTTGTATGAGTCCATTTTAGAGCCTTTTATTATCATGGTTACCATGCCTTTAAGCTTTTCAGGGGCGTTTTTTGCTTTAGGTTTAGTGCATCAGCCTTTGAGCATGTTCTCTATGATAGGCTTGATCTTGCTCATTGGTATGGTGGGTAAAAACGCCACGCTTTTAATTGATGTGGCGAATGAAGAGCGTAAAAAAGGTTTGAATATCCAAGAAGCCATTTTATTTGCCGGCAAAACCCGTCTAAGACCGATTTTAATGACGACCATTGCGATGGTTTGTGGCATGCTGCCTTTAGCGTTGGCGAGTGGGGATGGAGCGGCGATGAAATCCCCTATAGGGATTGCGATGAGTGGGGGCTTAATGATTTCTATGGTGTTAAGCTTACTGATTGTGCCGGTGTTTTATCGTTTGATCGCTCCCATAGACGACAAACTCAAGCGGTTTTATCAAAACCAAAAAACTTTAGAATGAAAAAAATCGTTCCGGTTTTGGCTTTATGGGTGGGTTTGTTAGGGGCGTTTGAGCCTAAAAAAAGTCATATTTATTTTGGGGCTATGGTGGGTTTAGCCCCCATTAAAATAACCCCAAAACCGGCTAGCGATTCTTCTTATACGGCTTTTTTATGGGGGGCTAAAGGAGGGTATCAATTCGCTTTTTTTAAAGCCTTAGCGTTAAGGGGTGAATTTTCCTACCTTATGGCGATCAAACCCACCGCATTGCACACGATTAACACTTCTTTATTGAGCTTAAATATGGATGTGTTGAGCGATTTTTACACTTACAAAAAATACAGCTTTGGGGTGTATGGGGGGCTTGGGATAGGGTATTTTTATCAAAGCAACCATTTAGGCATGAAAAATAGTTCGTTTATGGGTTATAACGGGCTAATTAATGTAGGGCTTGGCAGCACGATCGATCGCCACCACCGCATAGAGCTTGGGGCTAAAATCCCTTTTTCAAAGACTAGAAATTCTTTTAAAAATTCTTATTTTTTAGAGAGCGTTTTTATCCATGCGAGTTATAGTTATGCGTTTTAAAAAAGGTTCCAAATAACCCAGTGATGGCTTCCGTTTATAAGATATGATCCCTATAACCACACAAAGAAATCGCACATTCTTTTTTAATTGTTATAATGGATAGTGCCAAAAAGTATTAACAAGTATTAGCATGATTGCATGAAAGGGTTCAAAATATGACTTATAGAAATAGCAAAATAGATTTAAAGGAACGCTTTAGTAAAAATCGCTCTTTTAAGGGCATTAAAAAGAAAATCGCTAAAAAATACACAATCAAAAACTCGCCTTTGATAATTTATTCCTTAAAAACGCATTCAAATCCTTCTCTATCCATTAATAAAAAAATCTTCTTAGGGCTTGGGTTTGTTTCAGCTTTGAGCGCTCAAAGTGAAGATTATAATAGTTCGGTGTATTGGCTCAATAGCGTGAATGAAAACAATAACAACAAATCCTATTATATCAGCCCTTTACGCACTTGGGCTGGGGGGAATAGGAGTTTTACGCAAAATTATAACAATAGTCAGTTATACATAGGGACAAAAAACGCTTCCGCAACACCCAACAATTCTTCTGTGTGGTTTGGGGAAAAGGGCTATGTAGGTTTTATTACAGGGGTTTTTAAGGCAAAAGACATTTTTATCACAGGGGCTGTTGGATCGGGCAATGAGTGGAAAACTGGCGGAGGGGCGATACTGGTTTTTGAAAGCTCAAACGAACTAAACGCTAACGGAGCTTATTTTCAAAATAACAGAGCCGGGACACAAACTTCTTGGATCAATTTGATTTCCAATAACAGCGTGAATTTGACAAACACGGATTTTGGCAACCAAACCCCTAATGGGGGCTTTAATGTTATGGGGCGAAAGATTACTTATAATGGCGGAACAATCAATGGTGGGAATTTTGGCTTTGATAACGTGGATAGCAATGGCGCAACCACTATTAGCGGGGTAACTTTCAACAATAACGGCGCGCTCACTTATAAGGGTGGGAATGGTATTGGAGGGAGCATCACTTTCACTAACTCTAATATCAATCATTACAAACTCAATCTTAACGCCAATAGCGTTACCTTTAATAACAGCACTCTAGGGAGCATGCCTAATGGCAACGCTAATACTATAGGAAACGCCTACATTCTTAATGCAAGTAATATTACTTTTAATAATTTGACCTTTAATGGGGGTTGGTTCGTTTTTGATAGATCTAACGCTAATGTTAATTTTCAAGGCGCAACCACGATCAATAACCCCACTTCGCCCTTTGTCAATATGACCGGTAAGGTTAATATTAACGCTAATGCGATTTTTAATATTCAAAATTACACGCCTAGCATAGGGAGTGCTTACACGCTCTTTAGCATGAAAAATGGCTCTATCGCTTATAATAATGTGGATAATTTATGGAATATTATCAGGCTTAAAAACACGCAAGCCACAAAAGACGCTGATAAAAATCATACAAGCTCAAATAACAACACCCACACTTACTATGTAACCTACAATTTAGGTGGCACGCTCTATCATTTCAGGCAAATTTTTAGCCCTGATTCTATTGTTTTACAATCCGTTTATTATGGCACGAACAATATTTATTACACCAATAGCGTGAATATCCATGACAATGTTTTTAATTTAAAAGACATTAAAGACAATAGAGACGATACGATTTTCTACCTCAACGGCTTGAACACTTGGAATTACACTAATGCGAGATTCGCTCAAACCTATGGTGGGAAAAACAGCGCTTTAGTCTTTAACGCTACGACTCCTTGGGCTAATGGCAGTATCCCTAAATCTAACAGCACGGTGCGTTTTGGAGGGTATGAGGGAGTCAATTGGGGGAAAACAGGCTATATCACCGGCACTTTCACAGCCGATAGGGTTTATATCACCGGTAACATGATGTCTGGGAATGGTGCTCAAACCGGTGGGGGAGCGACTTTGAATTTTGTGGGTGCGACTGAAGTTAATATCGCTGGAGCCACTTTTAAAAACCTAAAAACCACTTCACAAAACTCTTACATGACTTTTATCGCCTTAGGGAATGGCTCTAGTAGCGGTAAGATCAATGTTTCTCAATCTGATTTTTACGACTGGACGGGTGGGGGGTATGATTTTACCGGTAATGGCGTTTTTGATGGCGTGAATTTCAACAAGGCTTATTACAAATTTCAAGGTGCTGAAAATTCTTACAATTTTAAAAACACGAATTTTTTAGTAGGGAATTTCAAATTCCAGGGCAAGACCACCATTGAAAAATCCGTTTTAAATGACGCTTCTTACACTTTTGATGGCATAAATAACGCCTTTAATGAAAACAAGTTTAATGGCGGTTCGTTTAATTTCAACCACGCAGAGCAGACAGACGCTTTTAATAACAACTCGTTTAATGGCGGATCGTTTAGTTTTAACGCCAAGCAAGTGGATTTTAATGGGAACTCGTTTAATGGGGGCGTGTTTAATTTCAACAATACCCCTAAAGTCAGTTTTACTGATGACACTTTCAATGTGAATAACCAATTTAAAATAAATGGCGCTCAAACGGATTTTACTTTCAATAAGGGCGTTGTTTTCAACATGCAAGGGCTTTTGAGTAGCCTAAGCGTAGGCACGACTTATCAATTGCTTAACGCTAAAAGCGTGGATTATAAAGATAACAATAACGCTTTGTATCAAATGCTGCGCTGGACTAGCGGGGAAAATCCTAGCGGTAAATTAGTGGATGAAAATAAAACCGCGCCAAACAACGCTAGAATTTATAATGTCCAATTCACCGATAACGGCTTGACTTACTACATTAAAGAAAATTTTAATAATGGGATCACGCTCACTCGTTTATGCACTCTAGGTTATACGCATTGCGTGAATATCCATAATGATGCGTTTAATCTCAAAAATGTCAATAACAACGCCAGTAACACCGTATTCTATCTCAACGGCATGACGACTTGGAAGATTGCTGGCACAGGCGTTTTCACGCAAGA
Protein-coding regions in this window:
- the hefC gene encoding efflux RND transporter permease subunit HefC, whose translation is MYKTAINRPITTLMFALAIVFFGTMGFKKLSVALFPKIDLPTVVVTTTYPGASAEIIESKVTDKIEEAVMGIDGIKKVTSTSSKNVSIVVIEFELEKPNEEALNDVVNKISSVRFDDSNIKKPSVNKFDTDSQAIISLFVSSSSVPATTLNDYAKNTIKPMLQKINGVGGVQLNGFRERQIRIYADPTLMNKYNLTYADLFSTLKAENVEIDGGRIVNSQRELSILINANSYSVADVEKIQVGNHVRLGDIAKIEIGLEEDNTFASFKDKPGVILEIQKIAGANEIEIVDRVYEALKHIQAISPSYEIRPFLDTTSYIRTSIEDVKFDLVLGAILAVLVVFAFLRNGTITLVSAISIPISIMGTFALIQWMGFSLNMLTMVALTLAIGIIIDDAIVVIENIHKKLEMGMNKRKASYEGVREIGFALVAISAMLLSVFVPIGNMKGIIGRFFQSFGITVALAIALSYVVVVTIIPMVSSVVVNPRHSRFYVWSEPFFKALEFRYTRLLQWVLNHKLIISIAVVLVFVGSLFVASKLGMDFMLKEDRGRFLVWLKAKPGVSIDYMTQKSKIFQKAIEKHAEVEFTTLQVGYGTTQNPFKAKIFVQLKPLKERKKEGELGQFELMSVLRKELRSLPEAKGLDTINLSEVALIGGGGDSSPFQTFVFSHSQEAVDKSVENLKKFLLESPELKGKVESYHTSTSESQPQLQLKILRQNANKYGVSAQTIGSVVSSAFSGTSQASVFKEDGKEYDMIIRVPDDKRVSVEDIKRLQVRNKYDKLMFLDALVEITETKSPSSISRYNRQRSVTVLAEPNRNAGVSLGEILTQVSKNTKEWLVEGANYRFTGEADNAKESNGEFLVALATAFVLIYMILAALYESILEPFIIMVTMPLSFSGAFFALGLVHQPLSMFSMIGLILLIGMVGKNATLLIDVANEERKKGLNIQEAILFAGKTRLRPILMTTIAMVCGMLPLALASGDGAAMKSPIGIAMSGGLMISMVLSLLIVPVFYRLIAPIDDKLKRFYQNQKTLE
- the hefA gene encoding efflux RND transporter outer membrane subunit HefA, with protein sequence MNTIIRYASLWGLCAALTLAQAPSKTPDEIKQILNNYSHKNLKLIDPPTSSLEATPGFLRSPKETATTINQEIAKYHEKSDKAALGLYELLKGATTNLSLQAQELSVKQAMKNHTIAKAMFLPTLDANYYFKNENRDTPHFKHYNTQQLQAQVKLNVFNGFSDVNNVKEKSATYRSTVANLEYSRQSVYLQVVQQYYEYFNNLARMIALQKKLEQIKTDIKRVTKLYDKGLTTIDDLQSLKAQGNLSEYDILDMQFALEQNRLTLEYLTNLSVKNLKKTTIDVPNLQLRERQDLVSLREQISALKYQNKQLNYYPTIDVYDSWSYWIQKPAYALGSFGNFFPGQQNTAGVNASMKFFDDIGLSLQKQSIMLGQLANEKNLAYKKLEQEKDEQLYRKSLDIARAKIESSKASLDAANLSFANIKRKYDANLVDFTTYLRGLTTRFDAEVAYNLALNNYEVQKANYIFNSGHKIDDYVH
- a CDS encoding outer membrane beta-barrel protein, which produces MKKIVPVLALWVGLLGAFEPKKSHIYFGAMVGLAPIKITPKPASDSSYTAFLWGAKGGYQFAFFKALALRGEFSYLMAIKPTALHTINTSLLSLNMDVLSDFYTYKKYSFGVYGGLGIGYFYQSNHLGMKNSSFMGYNGLINVGLGSTIDRHHRIELGAKIPFSKTRNSFKNSYFLESVFIHASYSYAF
- the hefB gene encoding efflux RND transporter periplasmic adaptor subunit HefB, encoding MIRKILIGLFLSFLSMEAGEKVYAIFNVKATQDSKLTLDSTGIVDSIKVTEGSVVKKGDVLLLLYNQDKQAQSDSTEQQLIFAKKQYQRYSKIGGAVDKNTLEGYEFTYRRLESDYAYSIAVLNKTILRAPFDGVIASKNIQVGEGVSANNTVLLRLVSHARKLVIEFDSKYINAVKVGDTYTYSIDGDSNQHEIKITKIYPTVDENTRKVSAEALLSKPMAVGLFGDGFIQTK
- the hemE gene encoding uroporphyrinogen decarboxylase: MIFIDACFRKETPYTPIWMMRQAGRYLSEYQKSRKKAGSFLELCKNSDLATEVTLQPVEILGVDAAILFSDILVVPLEMGLNLEFIPKKGPHFLETITDLKSVENLKVGAYKRLNYVYDTISQTRQKLSKGKALIGFCGSPWTLATYMIEGEGSKSYAKSKKMLYSEPEVLKALLEKLSLELIEYLSLQIQAGVNAVMVFDSWASALEKEAYLKFSWDYLKKISKELKKRYPHIPVILFPKGIGAYLDSIDGEFDVFGVDWGTPLEAAKKILGDKYVLQGNLEPTRLYDKNALEEGVEKILKVMGNQGHIFNLGHGMLPDLPRENAKYLVQLVHAKTRR